In a genomic window of Amblyomma americanum isolate KBUSLIRL-KWMA chromosome 4, ASM5285725v1, whole genome shotgun sequence:
- the LOC144129715 gene encoding gamma-interferon-inducible lysosomal thiol reductase-like, translating to MWAVGYLRASALLFGALVIAPHIWSTTLASSINLTLYYEGLCPDCHDIFLDQLWPTYGKLEEHLHVDLVPFGKAPANVVNGTITFKCQHGPGECYVNEVQTCAVKYVHPTRKLLDFVACMFRQEDPTKAGQPCAEKVGTYWPVLDKCSTGPEGTQLLFEMGKRTHALKPPMESVPYVQVNGVHNDTTESLAEHDLFHFACKLLQPEPPRVCSKKPGSVRCFPN from the coding sequence ATGTGGGCTGTCGGATATCTTCGGGCGAGTGCGCTTCTGTTTGGAGCACTCGTAATAGCGCCCCATATATGGTCTACAACTTTAGCCTCTTCTATCAACCTCACCCTCTACTATGAAGGCCTATGTCCCGACTGCCATGACATTTTTCTGGACCAGCTGTGGCCAACATACGGGAAGCTCGAGGAGCATCTTCATGTAGACCTTGTACCCTTCGGAAAAGCTCCCGCGAATGTTGTAAACGGAACTATTACCTTCAAGTGTCAGCATGGTCCTGGAGAGTGCTACGTCAATGAGGTGCAGACGTGCGCTGTCAAGTACGTTCACCCCACTAGAAAACTTTTGGACTTCGTCGCCTGCATGTTTCGCCAGGAAGATCCCACCAAAGCTGGCCAGCCATGTGCGGAGAAGGTGGGAACCTACTGGCCAGTCCTAGACAAATGCAGCACAGGACCAGAAGGGACGCAGCTTCTCTTCGAGATGGGCAAAAGGACGCACGCACTCAAGCCTCCTATGGAGTCGGTGCCCTACGTGCAAGTCAACGGAGTCCACAACGACACCACGGAGAGCTTGGCGGAGCACGATCTGTTTCACTTCGCCTGCAAGCTTCTGCAACCAGAACCTCCGCGAGTGTGCAGCAAGAAACCCGGTAGCGTCCGTTGCTTCCCAAACTAG